The DNA region CTCTGCCTCGTGGCCCGGCTCGTGGGCGCGCACGGCGGGTCGGTCGAGGCGCGCAGCGCCGGCCGCGGGTGCGGCAGCGAGTTCATCGTCCGCCTTCCCAGGCTGCCACGGCAGGAGCGCCCGGCGGCGGAGCCGACCGACCAGGCGTCCGTGCCACGCGGCGCCCGCCGCATCCTCGTGGTCGACGACAACGCCGATGGCGCCGAGAGCCTGGCATTCGTGCTCGGGCACGAGGGGCACGCCGTGCGGACCGCGCAGGACGGGACGAGCGCGCTCGAGGCGGCGGCGGACTTCCATCCGGACATCGTGATGCTGGACATCGGCCTGCCCGGCATGTCCGGCTACGAGGTGGCCCGCCACCTGCGCGCCAGCCGCGCGACGTCGAAGGCGTTGCTCATCGCGTTGACGGGATACGGCCAGCCGGAGGACGTCGAGCGGGCGACGGCCGCGGGCTTCGACCACCATGTGGTCAAGCCCGTGTCGCTCGAGACGATCCTCGACCTGGTGCGCAGCAGCGTTGCGCCAGAAGGGGCGCCGGACTGAGCGGGGCCGGCGCCACCGGCGTCAGCCCTTCAGGATGTCGCGCAGCACGGTGATGCCGTGCGCGCAGTCGGCCAGCCGCTCCTGCTGGTTGCCGACCTCCCGCTCGATGACGAGCGGCCCGGTGTAGCCCACCTTCTTCAGCGTCTCGATGAACAGGGGCATGTTGACGGCGCCCTGACCGAGCGGCACTTCCTGGCCCCACGTGCCGGGCGTCGTCGGCCGGAAGGCGTCCTTGCAGTGCACGGTCGCGATGTCGGGGCCGAGGATCTCGATGGCGCGGATCGGGTCGCCCATGTCGTACAGCAGCATGTTGGCGGGGTCGAAGTTCACCTTCACGTTGTCGCACTGCAGGTCGTCGAGCGTCCGACGCAGCAGGTCGGCCGTCTCCTGCCCCGTCTCGAGGCCGAGCGTCACGCCATGCGCCCGCGCCAGGGCCGACGCCTCGCCGAGCGTGTCGAGGAAGGCCGTGCGGCCCTCGTCGCCGGGCTCGGGGATGAAGCCGCCGTGCATCATCAGGCGATCGACGCCGAGCTCCTTGGTGCGGGCCAGGGCCCACTTCAACGTCTCGAGCCGCGCCGCTCGGGTCGCCGGGTTACCGAAACCGCCGGTCTCCTTGATCGTCTGCGGCGTCGTGTAGTCCTCGCCGGGGAAGCCGATCATCGCGGCGTGGATGTCGAAGCCGGCGGCCAGGGCCGCGGCAGGCATGTCGTCGCCCTCGTTCCACGAGGCATGGTGCGGGTCGCCGCATGCGATCTGGATCACGTTGACGCCGAGCTGGTCGAGGAAGGCGCGCAGTTCGGGCACGCTCTTCACCTGCAGCGACCAGCTGCACACACCGATGGCATAGGGTTGGATCACGTCTCGTACCTCGGCCCGGGACGGGCCTGATCACGCGCGCCGCGTCGCGTGGACGCGGTCGCGCGGCAAGTGCGGACATGATAGCGCGCGGGGTGCGCGGCGTCCGGCCCGCGGCTAGCGGTCGCCGGGCCGGCGCGCGTTCCGGGCACGGCGACGCGACGCGAGGATCGCCAGTCCTGCCACCAAGAGCGCCGACGTGGTCGGCTCCGGGACGGGCGTCGCGGTGGGATACGACCGCAGGGTGAAGCGGTTCAGGCCCTGTGGGTTGAGGGCCGCGATGCCGTCGGGGACGTCGAACGACAGCGTGAAGGCCGACGAGAACGGCCCCGCACCGCCTCCCAGGTAGTTGACCGTGGCCCCTGACCAGTCGAGGCGGTTCGAGCTGGCGTCCAGCGTCGGGAACACCGACGAGGCCGGCGCGGGATCGCGGTCCGGCGTGTCGAAGTCGAGCGCGGCGCCCGAGGCCACGGCCACGAAGCTGTCGCCGGTGCCGAAGCCCAGCTCGAAGTGGAAGTCGTTCCACGCGACACCGGTGTTGTTGATCACGTTGGTGGTGAACGCGTACTCGGTGGTGCCCCCCGACTCCGCGACGACGAACTCGTAGTCGAGGATGCCGAACCCGCCGGCGTTCAGGAACGGACCCAGGCCCGTCGAGATGGTGTTCGGGCTCGCAGCCGTGGCGTTGTCGTTGTTGGGGGCGACGGCCGGCGAGAACGACAAGGAGCCGGTGCTGGCACCGGGAAGGATGAACTGACCGATGCCCGTGATGACGGCGGCCTCGGCGTTGCGGCCAGCGCCACAGAACAGACCCACGATGCACAGACCGATGCAGATTCGCGAACCAGGACGCATGTGCGGCTCTCCTTCCAGGACATGCGAAGCGGGCGGCGCTCCCTGATGACGCGGCGCGCGTGCGCATGACGCCTCGTGAATGCGTCGTGGATGATCGGCGGCTGCAATGCGGGCGTCAAGCTCGAGCGGAGAGGATCAGGCGTTCCTGGCGGGACACCCCGCGACGGCATCCGGCCGCCGCGGCGTGTGCCGCCCTCGTGTGCGGTCGGCGAGCGGGGCCGACCGGGCGGGGCCTCAGCGCCGCCAGCGGCGACGACCGGCAACCGCGGCCAATCCGGCGACCAGCAGGCTGATCGTCGCTGGCGCCGGCACGTCGGCCTGACCGGGGTACCGCACGCCGTTGAGGGAGACCAGTGCGGCTCCCGGGGCGACGCCGCCGCCCGCCCCGAGGACCGCCACGTGCTGCAGTTGCAGGGTGTGGCCGAAATCGGCGCTCAGTCCGACCGAGTAGGGGTCGGCGCCAATCAGCCCGGTCATGCACGGCCTGGGGCTCGGGTCGGTGCCCGGCGGCAGCATGATGCCGCTGTCGCAGGGCTCGCTGCCCAGGTACATGGTGTCGGCCGAGTAGAGGATGAGCCTCAGGTACTGGGTCAGTGACAGCGCGGTGTTCGAGGGCACCCCGGCGATCGTCCAGACCAGCAGGCGGTCGTCGGACGCCCCCGGATAGAAGAACACGCCCTCGGAGCCGACCAGCGTGTCGGTGCCCAGCGTGCGCAGGGCCAGCCCGGTGCCGACACCGGGGCGGAAGAACGAGTCGAACTGATCCGGCGCTCGCTGGGCGGTCCCGGTCAATCGGTAGCTGAACTGGAGGGAGTAAGTCGCGTCGGGGCCGTTGATGATCGTCTGGTCGATCGACAGGGCCTGCGCGAAGCCGCTCTGCGGAAGGTAATCGTACGGTTGCCCGTCGATCATGTAGTACGAGCCGAGCCGGTAGTCGGAGAGGCTGAGCGCCGCCGCGGCCCTGAGCGCGAGCGCCGCGGAGGACGCCGACCCGGTGAACGAGAACTGCCCGCCCAGGGGGCCGCCGCCCGTGTAGGCAAGCGAGACCGCATCGGTGCCGAACGCCTCGCCCCTCGTTCCGAAGGCCTGCTCTCCCTCCGGGTGGAACTGATCGTCGCCGGTCCGATACTGGGCGTACGAATTGAGCAGCAGCGCGGCACTGGCCGGCAACGGCACGCCGGCGAGCAGGACCAGGGACATCACACAGGACGCCACTCGAGAACTCATGGAGAGCCACCTCATCCCGCACGGGGCGGGACGGTAAGGGGACTTGCAGGCCGGACATGCCGGCACCTGAACGGGATCCAGCTCGGCATTTTCACCCTGCCTACCCTTTCGAGCAAGGCCGCATCTGGCCGTGTCCCTGAAAGACCTCCCCGCGCACTCCCGCCGGCCGTGAGCCGGTTCACGGCGGAGTGGGCAGGCGCGCCGTCGGCAGTCGGCACCCTCGCGGAGGGTGAAGCACGTGGCCGCCGACCCTGCGCCCCTGCTGAACCACTACGGCGGCACGGTCGCCGACGCGATCGCGGCGCACGTGTTCACGACACGTCAGGCGCGCTGGAAGTCGAGCGGCGCCTCGGGGCTCATCAACGACGCCCCGCCGTCGGCCACGATCGTCTGTCCCGTGATCCAGGCCGCGTCGTCGCCGCAGAGCGCCGCGACGGCGCCGCCGATGTCGGCAGGCGTCCCGGGGCGTCCCATCGGCGTCCATCCGTCCCGCAGCCTGCCGAGCAGTGCGTCGCGGGCGGGTGGCGGCAACTGGTTCACGATGCTGTCGTCGGTCAACCCGGCGCACACGGCATTCACCGTGATGCCTCGCCGCGCCAGTGCCACGGCGTAGTAGCGGCACATCGCTTCCACCGCGGCCTTGTTGGCCCCCATCGCGAAGTACGGCTGGAAGCCTCCGAGGTGACTCCCGGGCCAGTAACTCAGCGCGATGATCCGCCCGGCGTCGCGCATCAGCCCGTTCAGCGCCTGCACCCCCATGAAGAAGGCGCGCGCCTGGCAGGCGAAGGCCTCGTCGAACTGCGCCAGCGACACGATGAACGGCGGGCTCAGGAACCCGAGGAGGTTGCCGAGCGCGTTGCTCACGTACACGTCGAGCGTGCCGAACTGCTCCTGTACGCGCGTGGCAAGCATCGCCACGTCCTCCCGGCGTGACACGTCGGCCTGCACGATGAAGCCGGTGCTGCCGGCCCGCTCGACGGCGGCCAGCGTGTGACGAGCGGCGTCCTCGTCCTGCCGGTAGTTCACGCAGACCCTCGCACCGCGCTCGGCCAGGCGGACGGCGATCCCCCGCCCGATGCCGCGCGAGCTCCCCGTGACCAGTACGGACTTGCCTTCGAGTGTCTTGTGCATGTGCGGGTCGTCTCCTGGGCCTGAGCCTTCAGCGATACCTCTGGCGACCACAGCTGTACGGAACAGCCGCGTCGACCGTTATGGGCGTGAACAGGTCTCGGAACCGTACGCGAACGGCGCCTCCCCGACGAGAAGCTGAAAGCTCCGCGGTGGCTGATGAAGCAGCAAGTCGGGGGGAGCGCGTGAAGACCGAGCAGCATGAGTAGATCTCGTCACACCAGGGGGGTTCGCGCAGCTCTGCCAAGTTGCAGTCACATCACCATTCGGCGGTTCCCGGCAGGGGATGTATCGGCCTGGGGGAGGCACGTGCATGCGGTTGCGATCCGTGACGTTGACGCCCGAGCGGCTGGCCCTGTGCCGGCCACTCTGGGGCGGCCGTTCGTTCCACACCGATGACGAGTTCGAGGCGATGGTCCGCACCGCGGCGGATCTCCTTGCGAGCAGGCACGCACGCGGGAGCCTTGTGCTCGACGAGACGGGCGCGGCGCGGTTCTTCGGCTTCACGCTGTTTGCACGAACGTCTGCCGTGGACCAGGTGTTCGCCGGACCGCCCGAAGGAATTGCCCGCACGTTCCTGTCGGAGGCTGGCCGCGGGGACGTCCTGGATCTGAGCGGCATCGGCCGAGGCAATGCCGGCAACGGCCTCGACCTGGTGGTGTGCGCGCAGGGCTACGAGCTCGCCGACGCCAGCGACACCGAGTTCGCCGTCGTCGTCGGCACGCTGCTCCAGAACTTCTTCGACATCCATCGCGGCTTCCGGCTGCGGCGCATCGTCGGCGTCGCGTTCGGGACCCTTGGAGCACACATCGTGCAGCGCAGCGGTGCCTATCCTGATGTTCGCGTCTGGAGCGGCACGACGCCCGGCGGGACGCCGGCGGCCTCCGCGATGTTCAGCCTGACGCACGCTCAGGCGACCAACGGGTACAGCGCGCTGCTGCCGATGTTCACGTACTTCCCGCCTCGCGTGCAGTTCACCGAGCCTGAGCAGGACGTGCTGCGCGAGGCGCTCGAGGGCGCCACCGACGCATTGATCGCGGCACGACTCGGCCTCAGCGTGGCGGCCGTGAAGTCGCGACTGACGCGCGCCTACGAGCGTGTGCAGGTGCGGCTCCCCGGCCTGCTGCCGGTACGCGACGTCGACGACATGGCGCGCGGGTCGCAGGTGCGCCATGTGGTCCTCGACTTCGTGCGCAGCAACCCGTCGGAGCTGACGCCCTACGAGCGCTCATCCACGATGGACGAGGGGCTCCGGCGCTTCGCGACACGTACCGCAACGGCGAGTGAGCGTGGCCGCGGCGCGCCGGGAATCTTTTAGGGGCTTGGTGTCACTGCCGGCGGCCCCTACTGTGAGCGCCTGGCAAGGATGGCCGCGGGCACGCGGGGCGTGACTCGCAGGCACCCCGGTGAAACGCGGCGACCTCGGCCGCAGGAGCGATCACATGGACACATTGCAGGTGACGGCACGGCTGGCCATTCATTCGGGCAAGCGGGAGCAGTTCGAGGCACGCGCTGCCGAGTGTGTGCGCCTGGTGCGGGAGCGCGACACCGGCACCCGACAGTACGACTGGTTTCTGGATGATGAGGGCACCGAGTGCGTCGTCAGGGAGGCGTATCGCGACTCGGCGGCGGCACTGGAGCACCTGGCCAATCTTGGGCCGGCGCTCATGGCGCTGTTCGAGGTGTGTGACCTGACGCTGGAGATTTGCGGGACGCCCTCGACTGAACTGCGCGCCGCCACCGCGCCATTCGCCCCACGGGTGTACGCGCCATTCCTCAGCCTGTGACTAACGGCCGACGCGCCACGCGCTGGGGGCGCCGGCGCGGAGGCCGCCTCGTGGTTCGCTCCGCGGCACACGACTGAGTGTCTTCCCCATTCGCCTGCCTCCGCTGCGTGAACGGCGCGGCGACATCCCCCTGCTGGCGACGTTCTTCGCCAATCGCTGTGCAGAGCAGGTCGGCCGGCACCTCGAGGGGTGCTCCCCCGGGGCGCTCGATCTGCTCGGCGCGCACGAATGGCCGGGCAACGTCCGGGAACTGCAGAACGTCGTGGAGCGGGCCTCTCGGCATCCAGAGACCACGACACGCGGTCGCCGCGGCGACCGACGGTGAGGCCGCCGGCGCCTAGGCCCTTGCTCAGCATCGCGCGGTGCGTGGCTGGGCGTTCTGACAACACACGGTCTCGTGCAACCGGACGCCGAGGTGCCCTGCCCTCCCGGACTCACGCCGCAGGATCATCGTCGCGAGCCTGCAGCTGACCTGATGCGTTGAAACCGTAGGCTCGTCGGATGCTGTCATCGGTGATGACCCCGAGCAACTGCGTGGCATCCAGACGCGAGATCACCGGGATGATCGGCGCACCGGGCAACGAGCGCATTGGCACATCCAGCAGTTCATCGGGGTACACGGGCTCGACCCGTTGCCGCAGCGTGACGCCCACTCCGTCGAGGCCCACCTCGACGACGTGCCATCCCTGCCCCGGCACGTGCCGGACCGTCACGCCAGCGCCGGCCGCGGTCGATGCGGCATCCATCGCATCCTCGACGCGGAGCGGGCCGTGGGGCCGGGCCAGTCGCGCCGACGGAAAGGCAGCCCCCTCGTGGCTCGCCACCAGGTCGAGGATCGACTGGCGGTGGAACTGCCGAGCCACCAGGAACCCGACGGTCGAGGTGATCATGGCCGGCAGGATCGCGGCTGCCGTACCACTCAGCTCGAAGGTCATGAAGACGGCCGTCATGGGCGCACGGAACACGCCGGCGAACACGCCGGCCATGCCCGCCAGGAGGAACGTGGGCTGTGCCTCGGACGCCGGCAGCAGGAACGTGGTGAGCAGGCCTCCGGTGGCCCCGCCGAGCATCACGCCCACGAACAAGGTCGGCGCGAACAGCCCACCGGGCGTGCCGGTGCCGAAGGCCACGGCCGCGACCGCCACTTTCAGCAAGGCCAACAGGCCCATGGTCTGCCACGTGTACTGGCTGTGGAGGGCGCCGTCCATGGCGAGATACCCCGTGCCGAGAACATCGGGGATGGCCAGGCCGACCACCCCGACGACGATCCCCGCGCAGAACGGACCGACGGCTGGGGGGAGGTGAACGGCGCCGAGGCGATACCGCACCAGTTCCATGCCGCGGATGTAGACGGTCGCAAACAGCCCCGACGCCAGCCCCAGGACCACGAGCGCCGTCAATTCCGGCGCCGACCGGACCGACGGCACCACCGGGACCGAGAACAGCGGATTCTCCCCGAGGAACAGTTGCGTGGTCACCACCGAGGACACGGCTGCGAGCACGATCGACCCGAGCACGGCCGTGTCGAAGCCCGACACCACTTCCTCGAGCACGAAGAGGACGCCGGTGATGGGGGTGTTGAAGGCGGCCGCGATGCCTGCCGCCGCGCCCGTCGGCGCAATCAGCCGCATGGACCGCCGCGTCAGCCCGAACAAGCGTCCGAGGCGCGACGCGATGCCGGCGCCCATCAGCAGTGCCGGATCCTCGGGACCGAGTGGCGTGCCACTGCCGAGCGACAACACGCACGCGGCGAACTTGCCGGGAACCGCGCCGAAGGGGATGGCGCCGTCGGAGACGTACAGCGCGGACTTCGTCTGGACGATGCCACTCCCGCCGCTCACCGGGCTCCAGTGGACCACGAGGGCAGCTACGGCGGCGCCGAGTGCTGGAAGGAGGACCGCGAGGCCGGGTCG from Luteitalea sp. TBR-22 includes:
- a CDS encoding putative quinol monooxygenase, with product MKRGDLGRRSDHMDTLQVTARLAIHSGKREQFEARAAECVRLVRERDTGTRQYDWFLDDEGTECVVREAYRDSAAALEHLANLGPALMALFEVCDLTLEICGTPSTELRAATAPFAPRVYAPFLSL
- a CDS encoding PEP-CTERM sorting domain-containing protein (PEP-CTERM proteins occur, often in large numbers, in the proteomes of bacteria that also encode an exosortase, a predicted intramembrane cysteine proteinase. The presence of a PEP-CTERM domain at a protein's C-terminus predicts cleavage within the sorting domain, followed by covalent anchoring to some some component of the (usually Gram-negative) cell surface. Many PEP-CTERM proteins exhibit an unusual sequence composition that includes large numbers of potential glycosylation sites. Expression of one such protein has been shown restore the ability of a bacterium to form floc, a type of biofilm.), which codes for MSLVLLAGVPLPASAALLLNSYAQYRTGDDQFHPEGEQAFGTRGEAFGTDAVSLAYTGGGPLGGQFSFTGSASSAALALRAAAALSLSDYRLGSYYMIDGQPYDYLPQSGFAQALSIDQTIINGPDATYSLQFSYRLTGTAQRAPDQFDSFFRPGVGTGLALRTLGTDTLVGSEGVFFYPGASDDRLLVWTIAGVPSNTALSLTQYLRLILYSADTMYLGSEPCDSGIMLPPGTDPSPRPCMTGLIGADPYSVGLSADFGHTLQLQHVAVLGAGGGVAPGAALVSLNGVRYPGQADVPAPATISLLVAGLAAVAGRRRWRR
- a CDS encoding SDR family oxidoreductase; translation: MHKTLEGKSVLVTGSSRGIGRGIAVRLAERGARVCVNYRQDEDAARHTLAAVERAGSTGFIVQADVSRREDVAMLATRVQEQFGTLDVYVSNALGNLLGFLSPPFIVSLAQFDEAFACQARAFFMGVQALNGLMRDAGRIIALSYWPGSHLGGFQPYFAMGANKAAVEAMCRYYAVALARRGITVNAVCAGLTDDSIVNQLPPPARDALLGRLRDGWTPMGRPGTPADIGGAVAALCGDDAAWITGQTIVADGGASLMSPEAPLDFQRA
- a CDS encoding PEP-CTERM sorting domain-containing protein (PEP-CTERM proteins occur, often in large numbers, in the proteomes of bacteria that also encode an exosortase, a predicted intramembrane cysteine proteinase. The presence of a PEP-CTERM domain at a protein's C-terminus predicts cleavage within the sorting domain, followed by covalent anchoring to some some component of the (usually Gram-negative) cell surface. Many PEP-CTERM proteins exhibit an unusual sequence composition that includes large numbers of potential glycosylation sites. Expression of one such protein has been shown restore the ability of a bacterium to form floc, a type of biofilm.), coding for MRPGSRICIGLCIVGLFCGAGRNAEAAVITGIGQFILPGASTGSLSFSPAVAPNNDNATAASPNTISTGLGPFLNAGGFGILDYEFVVAESGGTTEYAFTTNVINNTGVAWNDFHFELGFGTGDSFVAVASGAALDFDTPDRDPAPASSVFPTLDASSNRLDWSGATVNYLGGGAGPFSSAFTLSFDVPDGIAALNPQGLNRFTLRSYPTATPVPEPTTSALLVAGLAILASRRRARNARRPGDR
- a CDS encoding chloride channel protein, which codes for MRDARPDVGRGALLTEAQRFLVLAVLIGICTGLVVVCFHAAIELLALAASRLAQRPGLAVLLPALGAAVAALVVHWSPVSGGSGIVQTKSALYVSDGAIPFGAVPGKFAACVLSLGSGTPLGPEDPALLMGAGIASRLGRLFGLTRRSMRLIAPTGAAAGIAAAFNTPITGVLFVLEEVVSGFDTAVLGSIVLAAVSSVVTTQLFLGENPLFSVPVVPSVRSAPELTALVVLGLASGLFATVYIRGMELVRYRLGAVHLPPAVGPFCAGIVVGVVGLAIPDVLGTGYLAMDGALHSQYTWQTMGLLALLKVAVAAVAFGTGTPGGLFAPTLFVGVMLGGATGGLLTTFLLPASEAQPTFLLAGMAGVFAGVFRAPMTAVFMTFELSGTAAAILPAMITSTVGFLVARQFHRQSILDLVASHEGAAFPSARLARPHGPLRVEDAMDAASTAAGAGVTVRHVPGQGWHVVEVGLDGVGVTLRQRVEPVYPDELLDVPMRSLPGAPIIPVISRLDATQLLGVITDDSIRRAYGFNASGQLQARDDDPAA
- a CDS encoding sugar phosphate isomerase/epimerase, with product MIQPYAIGVCSWSLQVKSVPELRAFLDQLGVNVIQIACGDPHHASWNEGDDMPAAALAAGFDIHAAMIGFPGEDYTTPQTIKETGGFGNPATRAARLETLKWALARTKELGVDRLMMHGGFIPEPGDEGRTAFLDTLGEASALARAHGVTLGLETGQETADLLRRTLDDLQCDNVKVNFDPANMLLYDMGDPIRAIEILGPDIATVHCKDAFRPTTPGTWGQEVPLGQGAVNMPLFIETLKKVGYTGPLVIEREVGNQQERLADCAHGITVLRDILKG
- a CDS encoding helix-turn-helix transcriptional regulator: MRLRSVTLTPERLALCRPLWGGRSFHTDDEFEAMVRTAADLLASRHARGSLVLDETGAARFFGFTLFARTSAVDQVFAGPPEGIARTFLSEAGRGDVLDLSGIGRGNAGNGLDLVVCAQGYELADASDTEFAVVVGTLLQNFFDIHRGFRLRRIVGVAFGTLGAHIVQRSGAYPDVRVWSGTTPGGTPAASAMFSLTHAQATNGYSALLPMFTYFPPRVQFTEPEQDVLREALEGATDALIAARLGLSVAAVKSRLTRAYERVQVRLPGLLPVRDVDDMARGSQVRHVVLDFVRSNPSELTPYERSSTMDEGLRRFATRTATASERGRGAPGIF